The proteins below are encoded in one region of Triticum aestivum cultivar Chinese Spring chromosome 1B, IWGSC CS RefSeq v2.1, whole genome shotgun sequence:
- the LOC123093405 gene encoding fasciclin-like arabinogalactan protein 4: MQHQDLSPPTVPGPHPRQLIGAARRTADAQDQCRAGDLMVAGGYGSSAVVVRSTAPSSWSNSTFVGAITNDPCNVSVLVVGGLIVPYGFDIAATVSNSHRSPAGNITRVLTEARGFNVAASLLEASGVTDDFEADERGARITIFALLAQGTSLHATSNAGVCTLDPFEEMPDHDGHNDGPVHLN, translated from the exons ATGCAACACCAAGACCTCAGCCCCCCGACCGTGCCTGGCCCCCATCCACGCCAGCTAATCGGCGCGGCTCGCCGGACGGCGGATGCGCAAGATCAGTGCCGTGCCGGTGACCTCATGGTCGCGGGCGGCTATGGCAGCTCGGCCGTCGTGGTCCGCTCAACGGCGCCCTCCTCGTGGTCGAACTCCACCTTCGTCGGCGCCATCACTAACGACCCGTGCAACGTCAGCGTGCTCGTGGTGGGCGGCCTCATCGTCCCCTACGGCTTCGACATCGCCGCGACCGTCTCCAACAGCCACCGGTCCCCCGCAGGCAACATCACTCGCGTCCTCACCGAAGCCCGGGGGTTCAATGTGGCCGCCTCCTTGCTCGAGGCCTCCGGCGTCACGGATGACTTCGAGGCCGATGAGCGCGGCGCCCGCATCACCATCTTTGCCCTCCTCGCGCAAGGCACCTCTCTGCACGCAACCAGCAATGCGG GTGTATGCACCCTCGACCCGTTCGAAGAAATGCCGGACCACGACGGTCACAATGATGGCCCTGTACACTTGAATTAA